The proteins below come from a single Edaphobacter acidisoli genomic window:
- a CDS encoding Vgb family protein, whose translation MTTLRSLLHHDTHPLPHLDSASPSAAMPGGQIDVLGANLEPIAAHIPQATIGDTPSPVTLSRPTRATVTVPEGAISGDLVLHRNGHESNHLPVSIAVPMAENLHPVANPAVDADGNVYATLSGQRGQSTPVSIFKIQRDFQITPFVREILNATGLAFGPDGNLYVSSRAEGTVYRITAEGTFTTYAEGLGIATGIAFDHEGSLYVGDRSGTIFKIAPGSTPGASGETFVFATLEPSVAAYHLAFNNAGTLFVTGPTTSSNQAIHAIDHAGNISVFYRGLGRAQGMAFDIDGNLYVAASLHGQRGIVRITPAAEATLAISGNNLVGLTFLEDGNAALATRDALYHIALDIEGRPLI comes from the coding sequence ATGACCACGCTTCGCTCACTGCTCCACCACGACACGCATCCGCTTCCGCACCTCGACAGTGCATCTCCATCCGCAGCCATGCCTGGCGGTCAGATCGACGTCCTTGGAGCCAACCTCGAGCCCATCGCAGCGCACATCCCGCAGGCCACCATCGGCGACACCCCATCTCCCGTCACCCTCAGCCGCCCCACCCGCGCCACTGTCACCGTACCTGAAGGAGCCATCTCCGGCGACCTCGTCCTCCATCGCAACGGCCACGAAAGCAATCACCTCCCCGTCAGCATCGCAGTGCCCATGGCCGAAAACCTCCACCCCGTCGCCAACCCCGCCGTCGACGCCGACGGCAACGTCTACGCCACGCTCTCCGGCCAGCGAGGCCAGTCCACCCCGGTCTCCATCTTCAAAATCCAGCGCGACTTCCAGATCACGCCTTTCGTCCGCGAAATCCTCAACGCCACAGGCCTCGCCTTCGGCCCTGACGGCAACCTCTATGTCAGCTCTCGCGCTGAAGGAACCGTCTACCGCATCACTGCCGAAGGCACCTTTACCACCTACGCCGAAGGCCTCGGCATCGCCACAGGCATTGCCTTCGACCACGAAGGCAGTCTCTATGTAGGCGACCGCTCCGGCACCATCTTCAAGATCGCCCCTGGCTCAACGCCCGGTGCAAGCGGCGAAACTTTTGTCTTCGCCACGCTCGAACCCTCAGTCGCTGCCTATCATCTCGCCTTCAACAATGCCGGCACACTCTTCGTCACCGGCCCGACGACCTCCAGCAACCAGGCCATCCACGCCATCGACCACGCCGGCAACATCTCCGTCTTCTATCGGGGCCTCGGTCGCGCGCAGGGCATGGCCTTCGACATCGACGGCAACCTCTACGTCGCCGCCAGCCTCCACGGTCAGCGAGGCATCGTCCGCATCACGCCCGCCGCCGAAGCCACACTTGCCATCAGCGGCAACAACCTCGTCGGCCTCACCTTCCTCGAAGATGGCAACGCTGCCCTCGCCACTCGCGACGCGCTTTACCATATCGCTCTCGACATCGAAGGTCGCCCTCTCATCTAG
- the fmt gene encoding methionyl-tRNA formyltransferase: MKLVFCGTPQFAVPTLEAVIEAGHEVRLVVTQPDRAVGREQTLHAPPVKQVALERGIPLVQPEKIKNNRAFQTQLESIAPDAILVVAYGRIIPDWMLALPRLGCINLHGSLLPKYRGAAPIQWAVANGEVVTGVTTMRLDAGLDTGDLLLAQVMPVGLEETAVDVYECLADAGAKLMVETLSGLAEGSIWPQPQDHSLATLAPILKREDGSIDFSRTAKQIQDRWRGFQPWPGAHTVVRGKKLIVHRMHPAEKSLGLDEGMIAVEDNVLSVGCGGGTMLVLDEVQMEGKRRMSAADFLRGHQIKSGERLGNGR; the protein is encoded by the coding sequence GTGAAGCTCGTCTTTTGTGGGACGCCTCAGTTTGCAGTGCCCACGCTGGAGGCTGTGATCGAGGCCGGACATGAGGTGCGGCTGGTGGTCACGCAGCCCGACCGTGCAGTAGGCCGCGAGCAGACGCTGCACGCTCCTCCGGTAAAGCAAGTGGCGCTGGAGCGAGGAATCCCCCTTGTTCAGCCGGAGAAGATCAAAAACAACAGAGCGTTTCAGACGCAGTTGGAGAGCATTGCTCCAGACGCAATTCTGGTTGTAGCGTACGGACGGATTATTCCTGATTGGATGCTCGCGTTGCCGAGGCTAGGCTGCATCAATCTGCATGGCTCGCTTCTGCCGAAGTACCGTGGTGCCGCGCCGATCCAGTGGGCAGTGGCGAACGGTGAGGTCGTGACCGGTGTAACGACGATGCGGCTGGATGCTGGTCTCGACACAGGCGACCTGCTGCTCGCGCAGGTGATGCCGGTAGGCTTGGAAGAGACCGCTGTTGATGTCTACGAGTGTCTGGCCGACGCCGGTGCAAAGCTGATGGTCGAGACGCTTTCAGGTTTGGCGGAAGGTTCGATCTGGCCGCAACCGCAGGACCACTCGTTGGCGACTCTCGCTCCTATTCTGAAGCGTGAGGATGGGTCGATTGATTTTTCGCGCACCGCAAAGCAGATACAAGACCGATGGCGCGGCTTTCAGCCATGGCCCGGCGCTCACACTGTAGTCCGCGGAAAGAAGCTGATTGTGCATCGCATGCATCCGGCGGAGAAATCACTTGGACTGGATGAAGGGATGATCGCAGTCGAGGATAACGTGTTGTCGGTGGGCTGCGGCGGCGGGACGATGCTTGTTCTGGACGAGGTGCAGATGGAGGGAAAGCGCAGGATGAGCGCTGCCGACTTTCTGCGTGGGCACCAGATTAAGAGCGGTGAGCGGTTGGGAAATGGGCGGTAG
- the aroC gene encoding chorismate synthase produces MLRFSTAGESHGESLVALVSGMPAGVTVDQEFINRELWRRQKGYGRGGRMRIERDTAHILSGVRHGKTIGSPIAMTLANNDWKNWTEILPVEAGDAEKHKAVASPRPGHADLAGSLKYDFPDARYVLERASARESAARVAAGAIAKLLLRALGVEVASHVIRVGKAELSRPATWDEIAALQAKDEVLLNCVDPESEAAMKAEVDAVLRTGDTVGGVFEVIVHGLPPGVGTHVNWDERMDGLLAQAVMSLQAVKAVEIGRGVTAAESVGSSVHDAIGYEGHSFTKFSREHNNAGGLEGGISNGEDIVVRGYLKPISTLRRPLASVSFETREPVKAAYERSDVCVVPAAGVAAEAMVALTVARLVIDKFGGDSLRELQRNFNGYCEQIRAY; encoded by the coding sequence ATGTTGCGATTTTCAACAGCAGGAGAAAGCCACGGCGAGAGCCTCGTGGCGTTAGTCAGCGGTATGCCGGCAGGCGTCACCGTAGACCAGGAGTTCATCAATCGCGAGCTGTGGCGCAGGCAGAAGGGCTACGGCCGCGGCGGGCGCATGCGTATCGAGCGCGACACGGCTCACATCCTCAGCGGTGTGCGGCACGGCAAAACCATCGGTTCGCCCATTGCCATGACGCTGGCCAACAACGACTGGAAGAACTGGACTGAGATTCTTCCGGTCGAGGCAGGTGACGCTGAAAAGCATAAGGCCGTCGCGTCTCCACGCCCTGGCCATGCGGACCTTGCGGGCAGCCTGAAGTACGACTTCCCCGACGCGCGCTATGTTCTTGAGCGTGCCAGCGCGCGTGAGAGCGCGGCCCGCGTCGCCGCAGGTGCCATCGCAAAGCTGTTGCTGCGCGCACTGGGTGTTGAGGTAGCGAGCCATGTGATTCGCGTGGGCAAGGCCGAGCTTTCTCGCCCCGCAACCTGGGATGAGATTGCCGCATTGCAGGCGAAGGACGAGGTTCTGCTGAACTGTGTTGATCCCGAGAGCGAAGCCGCGATGAAGGCTGAGGTGGACGCAGTACTCCGCACCGGCGACACGGTCGGCGGGGTCTTTGAAGTCATCGTGCACGGACTTCCTCCTGGCGTCGGCACGCACGTGAACTGGGACGAGCGCATGGACGGCTTGCTGGCGCAGGCCGTGATGAGCCTGCAAGCGGTGAAGGCAGTCGAGATTGGACGTGGCGTGACGGCTGCCGAGTCAGTAGGCTCTTCCGTGCACGACGCAATCGGCTACGAAGGCCACAGCTTTACAAAGTTTTCCCGCGAGCACAACAACGCCGGTGGCCTCGAGGGCGGCATCTCAAATGGTGAGGACATCGTGGTGCGCGGCTATTTGAAGCCGATCTCGACACTGCGCCGCCCGCTGGCGAGCGTGAGCTTCGAGACGCGCGAGCCAGTGAAGGCAGCCTACGAGCGCAGCGATGTCTGTGTGGTTCCTGCTGCGGGAGTCGCGGCGGAGGCAATGGTTGCCCTGACCGTAGCGCGGCTTGTGATCGACAAGTTCGGCGGCGACTCGCTGCGCGAACTTCAACGCAACTTCAACGGCTATTGCGAGCAGATTCGAGCGTATTGA
- the uxaC gene encoding glucuronate isomerase, protein MLNENRLFPAEGAARAVAVKLYEAIRNLPIISPHGHCDPRWFAENGAFPNPTALFIQPDHYIFRMLYSQGVSMESLGIPQVDGKQSADPREVWRIFAKHYYLFRGTPTRLWIDYAFEKQFGLKKRLGPDNADEYYDLIAKRLETPEFRPRALFESFNIEVLSTTDTAIDTLDYHKAMRASGWKGRVLPTFRPDSVIDAEYVGFVENIEKLGALSGENVGTYKGYLNALRNRRAFFKSMGATATDHGHLTAQTADLSEQEASALYGRILTGRACSQDIELFQAQMLTEMAGMSVEDGLTMQLHPGSVRNHNQKLFEKFGRDKGADIPAPTDYVRGLRPLLNKYGNDSRLTFILFTLDETTYSRELAPLAGHYPSLRLGPPWWFQDSPEGMMRFREQATETAGFYNTVGFNDDTRAFLSIPARHDVARRIDCAFLGRLVAEHRLDEDEAFEVARQLTVDLVKKAYKL, encoded by the coding sequence ATGCTGAATGAAAACAGGCTGTTTCCGGCAGAGGGTGCGGCGCGTGCGGTAGCGGTGAAGTTATATGAGGCTATCAGGAATTTGCCGATCATCTCGCCGCACGGACATTGCGACCCGCGCTGGTTTGCGGAGAATGGCGCGTTTCCGAACCCCACGGCATTGTTCATTCAGCCTGACCATTACATCTTCCGGATGCTGTACTCGCAGGGCGTTTCGATGGAGTCGCTGGGGATTCCGCAGGTGGATGGGAAGCAGTCGGCGGACCCGCGAGAGGTTTGGCGGATATTCGCGAAGCACTATTATTTGTTTCGCGGAACGCCTACGCGGCTGTGGATCGACTATGCGTTCGAGAAGCAGTTTGGTCTGAAGAAGCGGCTGGGACCGGACAATGCGGACGAGTACTACGACCTGATTGCGAAGAGGCTGGAGACGCCGGAGTTTCGGCCTCGGGCGCTGTTTGAGAGCTTCAATATTGAGGTGCTTTCGACGACCGATACGGCGATCGACACGCTGGATTATCACAAGGCAATGCGAGCTTCTGGGTGGAAGGGCAGGGTATTGCCGACGTTCCGGCCGGATTCGGTGATTGATGCGGAGTATGTAGGGTTTGTCGAGAACATTGAGAAGCTGGGCGCGCTGTCGGGCGAGAATGTGGGGACGTATAAGGGCTATCTGAATGCTCTGCGGAACCGGCGCGCGTTCTTCAAGTCGATGGGCGCGACGGCGACTGACCACGGACATCTGACGGCGCAGACAGCGGATCTTTCGGAGCAGGAGGCTTCGGCACTGTATGGACGGATTTTGACGGGGCGCGCTTGCTCGCAGGATATTGAGCTTTTCCAGGCGCAGATGCTGACGGAGATGGCCGGCATGAGCGTGGAGGATGGGCTGACGATGCAGCTTCATCCGGGGTCGGTGCGAAACCATAATCAAAAGCTGTTCGAGAAGTTTGGGCGCGATAAGGGCGCGGACATTCCTGCTCCTACGGACTATGTGCGCGGGTTGCGGCCTCTGTTGAACAAGTACGGGAACGATTCGCGGCTGACGTTTATCTTGTTCACACTGGATGAGACGACTTACTCGCGTGAGCTGGCGCCGCTGGCGGGTCACTATCCGTCGCTGCGGCTAGGGCCGCCGTGGTGGTTCCAGGATTCGCCTGAGGGGATGATGCGGTTCCGCGAACAGGCGACGGAGACGGCTGGGTTCTACAACACGGTTGGGTTCAACGATGACACGCGTGCGTTTCTTTCGATTCCGGCACGGCATGATGTGGCGCGACGCATCGACTGCGCGTTTCTGGGGCGGTTGGTTGCCGAGCATAGGCTGGATGAGGATGAGGCGTTTGAAGTGGCTCGTCAGTTGACGGTCGATCTGGTGAAGAAGGCTTACAAGCTGTAG
- the def gene encoding peptide deformylase: MGETTAKVHEIVKYPDPVLMKRGAPITVFDAKLKQLVEEMFESMYAAQGIGLAAPQIGLSQRLTVIDCSFRKDPEQKVVLINPEIVERKGKQLEEEGCLSLPEIREKVSRAAWVKVKAQDVKGEWFEIEGTELLARAMQHEIDHLDGVLFIDRMSRLKRDLLVRKIKKMQKNGEW; the protein is encoded by the coding sequence GTGGGCGAGACAACGGCAAAGGTACACGAGATCGTCAAGTATCCAGACCCGGTGCTGATGAAGCGCGGCGCACCCATCACCGTCTTCGATGCGAAACTGAAACAGCTCGTCGAGGAGATGTTCGAATCCATGTACGCGGCGCAGGGAATTGGCCTGGCTGCGCCGCAGATTGGCCTGTCTCAACGGCTGACGGTCATCGATTGCAGCTTCAGGAAAGATCCCGAGCAGAAGGTTGTGCTCATCAATCCAGAGATTGTGGAGCGCAAGGGCAAGCAGTTGGAGGAGGAGGGCTGCCTCAGCTTGCCGGAGATTCGGGAGAAGGTGTCTCGTGCCGCGTGGGTGAAGGTGAAAGCACAGGACGTGAAGGGCGAGTGGTTCGAGATAGAAGGAACCGAACTGCTGGCGCGTGCGATGCAACACGAGATCGACCATCTGGACGGAGTGCTCTTCATCGACCGGATGAGCCGTTTGAAGCGCGACCTTTTGGTCCGGAAGATAAAAAAGATGCAGAAGAACGGGGAGTGGTAG
- a CDS encoding tetratricopeptide repeat protein, which produces MSTRLILGWIVVLGIVANGFSQQMPRVVVNTSDVTESAGAVQQRLLNRVAAFEAMVRKAEQEHMTGLPIARLYWQLGMSYEDAGEIGRADATLQHAEALFRQSDSKGGELAEALDSLAVLDGATGRVPDAMKEELEALQLRQKLGNRLLMARSWNTLGALALKQKKFDQARAFSQKAADEFEGNKDATLNDKLAARYGLGMALCGQKDYTTAVSVLKNAVTDARSMPSVEPIPIGIGEFLLGYAYWHSGDATDAGIEMKTGVNTLNAQLGWGAPSYVQVLKIYAKYLHLTRNVEEANEVDRRIQQADSVVSVGALQSSAGVFGFDSLR; this is translated from the coding sequence ATGAGCACTCGTTTGATCTTGGGATGGATCGTCGTGCTGGGAATAGTCGCGAATGGTTTTTCGCAGCAGATGCCGCGGGTAGTAGTGAACACATCGGATGTCACGGAGAGCGCAGGCGCAGTTCAGCAACGACTGCTCAATAGGGTTGCGGCATTCGAAGCAATGGTTCGGAAAGCGGAACAGGAGCATATGACGGGGCTGCCGATAGCCAGGCTTTATTGGCAGTTGGGTATGTCGTATGAGGATGCAGGTGAGATTGGACGAGCGGACGCGACACTTCAACATGCGGAGGCATTGTTCAGACAGTCAGACAGCAAAGGCGGAGAATTGGCGGAGGCACTCGACAGCCTTGCCGTATTGGATGGGGCCACGGGAAGAGTTCCAGATGCCATGAAGGAAGAGCTGGAGGCATTGCAGCTCCGGCAAAAGTTAGGTAATCGTCTATTGATGGCGAGGAGTTGGAACACACTTGGAGCACTTGCGCTTAAACAGAAGAAGTTCGATCAGGCAAGAGCATTTTCGCAGAAGGCCGCGGACGAATTTGAAGGAAATAAGGACGCCACCTTGAACGACAAGTTAGCTGCCAGATATGGACTGGGCATGGCGTTATGCGGGCAGAAAGATTACACAACTGCGGTCTCGGTACTGAAGAATGCCGTCACAGATGCGCGTTCCATGCCTTCAGTGGAGCCAATCCCGATTGGGATTGGTGAGTTTCTCCTCGGGTATGCCTATTGGCATTCAGGAGATGCGACTGATGCCGGAATTGAAATGAAGACAGGGGTGAACACGCTCAATGCTCAGTTAGGCTGGGGCGCTCCATCGTATGTGCAGGTGCTGAAGATCTATGCGAAGTATCTGCATCTGACGCGGAATGTAGAAGAGGCAAATGAAGTGGACCGTCGCATACAGCAGGCAGACTCAGTCGTGAGCGTTGGTGCACTGCAGTCGAGTGCTGGGGTGTTTGGATTTGACAGCCTGCGGTAG
- a CDS encoding DNA gyrase inhibitor YacG produces the protein MSKALFCPTCHKVVLATDENFPFCSDRCRLLDLGKWASGGYKVSTPIQDPDLLEELSRSKRDNPKHEDED, from the coding sequence ATGTCGAAAGCTCTCTTCTGCCCGACGTGTCACAAGGTCGTCCTTGCCACCGACGAGAACTTCCCCTTCTGCTCCGACCGCTGCCGTCTCCTCGACCTCGGTAAGTGGGCCTCCGGAGGCTACAAGGTCTCCACCCCCATCCAGGACCCCGACCTCCTCGAAGAACTCTCCCGCTCCAAACGCGACAACCCGAAACACGAAGACGAAGACTAG
- a CDS encoding RsmB/NOP family class I SAM-dependent RNA methyltransferase — MSGWEMGGRGTPKVSPSRLAAFEILAAVGSGTGHSDELLHSKHVDTLSPEDRNLCTTLVMGVLRWQIALDARLRGLLQRPEQRLADPVAIALRMGAFQLLYLDRVPAHAALNESVELCREAGHPYAAGMVNAVLRKLTSSKKPGAPIYESVAALAERLGHPAWLVERWAAVYGREAAQMICEADQREPSEGKMFTEYDDMPVMDDGSRLVAELAAAAAPEAKRVWDCCAAPGGKTLVLAKRLAAASIIASDVSAKRLAAMKARFRRLDFAERIECVVADAADADSVQGEFNLIVCDAPCSGTGTLAANPEIRHRLQPADLARQAARQRMVLKGALRRLASGGRLVYSTCSLEPEECEQVVSGVTGVRRVPVEGLLGELNRNRILQDEASLESAVRDGALRTLPGVHECDGFFAVVFERT, encoded by the coding sequence GTGAGCGGTTGGGAAATGGGCGGTAGGGGAACGCCGAAGGTTTCGCCTTCGCGTCTGGCTGCGTTCGAGATCCTGGCTGCCGTTGGTAGTGGGACAGGGCACAGCGATGAGCTGTTGCACTCGAAGCATGTCGATACGCTCTCACCTGAGGACCGCAATCTTTGCACAACATTAGTGATGGGCGTGCTGCGGTGGCAGATCGCACTCGATGCGCGGCTGCGCGGACTGCTGCAGCGGCCGGAGCAACGACTGGCGGACCCGGTGGCGATTGCGCTCCGAATGGGAGCGTTTCAATTGCTGTACCTCGACCGCGTTCCGGCCCATGCGGCGTTGAATGAGAGCGTCGAACTGTGCCGGGAGGCTGGGCATCCGTATGCAGCCGGGATGGTCAATGCAGTGCTGCGAAAGTTGACCTCTTCAAAGAAGCCAGGCGCGCCTATCTACGAGTCCGTAGCGGCGCTTGCAGAACGGCTGGGGCATCCGGCGTGGCTGGTGGAGAGATGGGCTGCAGTGTACGGGCGCGAGGCGGCTCAGATGATCTGCGAGGCAGACCAGCGGGAGCCATCTGAAGGCAAGATGTTCACCGAGTACGATGACATGCCGGTGATGGACGACGGCTCGCGCCTGGTGGCAGAACTCGCTGCAGCTGCAGCTCCGGAGGCGAAGCGGGTGTGGGACTGCTGCGCAGCGCCCGGTGGAAAGACTCTGGTATTAGCGAAGCGGCTGGCTGCTGCCTCAATCATTGCCAGCGACGTGAGTGCGAAGAGACTGGCCGCGATGAAGGCTCGATTCCGGCGGTTGGATTTTGCCGAGCGAATTGAGTGCGTGGTGGCAGATGCGGCGGATGCCGACAGCGTCCAGGGCGAGTTTAACCTGATCGTATGCGATGCGCCATGCAGCGGGACGGGGACACTGGCAGCGAATCCTGAGATACGGCATCGGCTACAACCGGCAGATCTCGCGCGACAGGCAGCGCGCCAGCGGATGGTCCTCAAAGGCGCGCTCAGGCGGCTGGCTTCTGGTGGGCGCCTCGTCTATTCCACCTGCTCGTTGGAGCCAGAAGAGTGCGAGCAAGTCGTGAGTGGAGTTACAGGAGTGCGCCGGGTTCCGGTTGAAGGCTTGCTCGGCGAGCTGAACCGAAACCGGATTCTTCAGGATGAAGCGAGCCTGGAATCAGCAGTGAGAGATGGAGCATTGAGGACACTGCCGGGCGTCCACGAGTGCGATGGCTTTTTCGCGGTAGTGTTCGAGCGCACTTGA
- a CDS encoding family 20 glycosylhydrolase, producing MLKIRLGLLTLAFATFASAQNPLHLIPVPREVRPAADQPLTNGISVTCATPCDADDTFATNDLKDFLTQRGITVSDSAPVHILIERYGSPLSKSIYKDSLLPGESTEPTPQIQPEGYAIIPDRQGVALTGFTASGVFYAIQTVKQLIVGNGTNAILHTATIRDWPALKYRGLDDDLSRGPVPTLDFQKKQIRTIAAYKINIYSPYFEHTMQYLSHPLMGPPGGTLTQQQARELVAYAAQYHVTIIPEQEAFGHLHYMLNWEQYAPLAETPHGYVLAPGQPGSLQVTKDMFSELAQIYPGPFLHLGADETVDLGKGQTKPQVDAQGLGAVYLDYLQKIVTALQPLHRKLLFWGDIAMHDPDLVKQMPDSFKQTVIAVPWVYNPQPRGYDRFIKPFTDAHMETWVAPGINNWSRVYPNYNNGLNNIQQFTLDGQRLGATGQLNTIWDDDGEALANNNWYGILFGAEAAWHQGEASIPDFQSAFGANFHGDLTGDIDQAQKEMMAAHQLLHDSPLEADGSDLVFWIDPFSPDGQREAGQIRPILSQVRLDAEQAIILIAKARNANPNLREDDALDALDLGARRMDLIGLKFQIADEIAQDYATAYALQNSRQREDRVEVARRLGEINGVNGKLEDLRNGYSLIRDLYKEAWLKSNRPYFLTNNLERYDQTIQLWLNRIDQIRSVQRGWALNHTIPPASTLGIPLPPTPTP from the coding sequence ATGTTGAAAATTCGCCTCGGCCTCCTCACCCTGGCCTTTGCCACCTTTGCCTCGGCCCAGAACCCTCTCCATCTCATCCCGGTTCCCCGCGAAGTCCGTCCAGCCGCCGACCAGCCTCTCACGAACGGCATCTCCGTCACCTGCGCCACACCCTGCGACGCCGACGACACCTTCGCCACCAACGACCTCAAGGACTTCCTCACCCAGCGCGGCATCACCGTCTCCGACTCCGCTCCCGTCCACATCCTCATCGAGCGCTACGGTTCGCCACTGTCGAAGTCCATCTACAAAGACTCACTCCTGCCCGGCGAATCCACCGAACCCACACCCCAGATCCAGCCCGAAGGCTACGCCATCATCCCCGACAGACAAGGTGTCGCCCTCACCGGCTTCACCGCCTCCGGTGTCTTCTACGCCATCCAGACCGTCAAGCAGCTCATCGTCGGCAACGGAACGAATGCCATCCTCCACACCGCCACCATCCGCGACTGGCCCGCGCTCAAGTACCGCGGCCTCGACGACGATCTCTCTCGCGGCCCCGTTCCCACACTCGACTTCCAGAAGAAGCAGATCCGCACCATCGCCGCCTACAAGATCAACATCTACTCGCCCTACTTCGAGCACACCATGCAGTACCTCTCGCATCCGCTCATGGGACCTCCCGGCGGCACCCTCACGCAGCAGCAGGCGCGCGAGCTCGTCGCCTACGCCGCCCAATATCACGTCACCATCATCCCCGAGCAGGAAGCCTTCGGCCATCTCCACTACATGCTCAACTGGGAGCAGTACGCACCACTCGCCGAAACCCCGCACGGATACGTCCTCGCGCCCGGCCAGCCCGGCTCGCTCCAGGTCACCAAAGACATGTTCTCCGAACTGGCGCAGATCTACCCCGGCCCATTCCTCCATCTAGGAGCAGACGAAACGGTCGATCTCGGCAAAGGCCAGACCAAGCCACAGGTCGACGCGCAGGGCCTCGGTGCCGTCTATCTCGACTATCTCCAGAAGATCGTCACCGCACTCCAGCCGCTCCATCGCAAGCTCCTCTTCTGGGGAGACATCGCCATGCACGACCCCGACCTCGTCAAGCAGATGCCCGACAGCTTCAAGCAAACCGTCATCGCCGTCCCATGGGTCTATAACCCGCAGCCGCGCGGCTACGACCGCTTCATCAAGCCCTTCACCGACGCGCACATGGAAACCTGGGTCGCTCCCGGCATCAACAACTGGTCGCGCGTCTATCCCAACTACAACAACGGCCTCAACAACATCCAGCAGTTCACCCTCGACGGCCAGCGCCTCGGCGCCACCGGCCAGCTCAACACCATCTGGGACGACGACGGCGAAGCCCTCGCCAACAACAACTGGTACGGCATCCTCTTCGGCGCCGAAGCCGCCTGGCACCAGGGCGAAGCCTCCATACCCGACTTCCAGTCAGCCTTCGGTGCAAACTTCCACGGCGACCTCACCGGCGACATCGATCAGGCCCAGAAAGAAATGATGGCCGCCCACCAGCTCCTCCACGACTCGCCCCTCGAAGCCGACGGCTCCGACCTCGTCTTCTGGATCGATCCCTTCTCACCCGACGGCCAGCGCGAGGCCGGACAAATCCGTCCCATCCTCTCGCAGGTGCGCCTCGACGCCGAGCAAGCCATCATCCTCATCGCCAAAGCCCGCAACGCCAACCCCAACCTCCGCGAAGACGATGCCCTCGATGCCCTCGACCTCGGCGCGCGCCGCATGGACCTCATCGGCCTCAAATTCCAGATCGCCGACGAGATCGCTCAGGACTACGCCACTGCCTATGCCCTGCAAAACTCCCGCCAGCGCGAAGACCGCGTCGAAGTCGCTCGCCGCCTCGGAGAGATCAACGGCGTCAACGGCAAGCTCGAAGACCTCCGCAACGGCTACTCGCTCATCCGCGACCTCTACAAAGAAGCGTGGCTCAAATCCAACCGCCCCTACTTCCTCACCAACAACCTCGAGCGCTACGACCAGACCATCCAGCTCTGGCTCAACCGCATCGACCAGATCCGCTCCGTCCAACGTGGCTGGGCCCTTAACCACACCATCCCACCGGCAAGCACCCTAGGCATCCCTCTGCCGCCAACCCCAACGCCGTAA
- a CDS encoding phosphatidylglycerophosphatase A family protein gives MPNSTTQIHPPAAHKTLWAWTTATFFGFGLLKPGPGTYGSAAALVIWITLAQTLHPAHLTIATIIAAVAVTLIGIPAATIVARESGLEDPGHVVIDEVAGQLIALAICPPNWAHAILAFLLFRAFDILKPPPIRQLERLPEGTGIMLDDIAAGLYALAIFSLIHLIY, from the coding sequence GTGCCCAACTCCACCACCCAAATCCACCCTCCCGCCGCGCACAAGACCCTCTGGGCCTGGACCACCGCAACCTTCTTCGGATTCGGCCTGCTCAAACCCGGCCCCGGCACCTACGGCTCCGCCGCCGCGCTCGTCATCTGGATTACCCTCGCCCAGACGCTCCATCCCGCACATCTCACCATCGCCACCATCATCGCGGCCGTCGCCGTCACACTCATCGGCATCCCCGCCGCCACCATCGTCGCGCGCGAATCCGGCCTCGAAGACCCCGGACACGTCGTCATCGACGAAGTCGCCGGCCAGCTCATCGCCCTCGCCATCTGCCCGCCCAACTGGGCGCACGCCATCCTCGCCTTCCTGCTCTTCCGCGCTTTCGACATCCTCAAGCCCCCACCCATCCGCCAACTCGAGCGCCTCCCCGAAGGCACCGGCATCATGCTCGACGACATTGCCGCCGGCCTCTACGCTCTCGCCATCTTCTCCCTTATCCACCTCATCTATTAG